From Xanthomonas citri pv. mangiferaeindicae:
CAGCGATGTCGTCAAGGGGCTGACGCTCAGCGATGCCGACATCGCCACGCTCGGCGCCGAGGCCGCAGTCGCCTACGATGCCGAGAATCTGGTCGCGCCTGCCAGCGATCCCTACGCGCAGCGGCTGGCGCGCCTGGTCGCGGGCTGGGAGAACGATGCCGGCCTGAATCTCAACTTCAAGGTCTATCGCACGCCCGAGATCAACGCGTTCGCCTTGCCCGACGGCTCGGTGCGGGTGTTCAGTGGCCTGATGGACGCGATGGACGACGACGAACTGCGCTTCGTCATCGGCCACGAGATCGGCCACGTCAAGCACGGACACAGCAAGGCCCGGTTCCGCACCGCCTATCTCGCCCAGGCCGCGCGCAAGGGTGTGGCGAGCACCAATAACGCAGCCGGCCGCCTGGCGGCGTCCGAGCTGGGCGGCGTCGTCGAAGAGGTGGTCAAGGCGCAGCATTCACAGTCCAACGAACTCGAGTCCGACGGCTACGGCCTGGGGCTGCTGCAGCGCGGCGGCTTCAACCCGCAGGCGGCCGTGACCGCATTGCAGAAGCTCGACGACGGCGGCCCCAAGGCCGGCATGCTGTCCAGCCACCCCGATCCGGCGCGCCGCGCGCAGCGCATCCAGGCGCAACTGCGCTAAGCGCGTCGGGCACGCGCTCGCGGGTCTTGCGCGCTGCGCGCGCCGCGAAACGCTGCGTTGTTCCGATCCGACCCGTGCTGCGCGTATCGTGGCCGGGCCTTGTCGCCAGTTTGACCTCCGTCGGAGGACAATGGCGCATTCATCTAAGAGGAGTCTCGCTGATGGCCTACACCCTTCCCGAACTTGGCTACGCCTATGACGCGCTCGAGCCGCATATCGACGCCAAGACGATGGAGATCCATCACACCAAGCACCACCAGACCTACATCAACAACGCCAACGCTGCGCTCGAAGGCACCGAGTGGGCGGATCGCCCGGTCGAGGAACTGGTGGCCAATCTCGACAAGTTGCCCGAGGACAAGCGCGGTCCGCTGCGCAACAACGCGGGCGGCCATGCCAACCACTCGCTGTTCTGGACGGTGATGTCGCCCAAGGGCGGCGGCGCGCCGGTCGGCGATGTCGCCAAGCACATCGACAGCGACCTGGGCGGTTTCGATGCATTCAAGGAGGCCTTCACCAAGGCCGCGATCAGCCGTTTCGGCAGCGGCTGGGCCTGGCTGTCGGTCGACAAGGCCGGCACGCTGAAGGTCGAGAGCAGCGCCAACCAGGACAATCCGCTGATGCAGGGCATCGGCTCGGGCAACACCCCGATCCTGGGCCTGGACGTCTGGGAACACGCCTACTACCTCAAGTACCAGAACCGTCGTCCCGACTACATCGCCGCGTTCTACAACGTCGTCGACTGGAACGAGGTCGAGCGCCGCTATCAGGCCGCGGTCAAGGGCTGAGCCCACAGCCACTGCGGTCCCCGCAGCGCCCGCCGGTCGTACCGGCGGGCGTTTGCGTTCAAGGCGTCGCGATATCGGACGCCGGAACGATGTCGACCGCGAGCACACGGCGCTCGGTCGTGAGCGCGATCTCGGCGATCTGCGTGGCCTGCCGGTCGTACACCCAGGCCATGCAGCAGCTCTGGCTGCCGGCTGCGTGATAGCTGTTGAGCAGGTTGATCACGGTGACCTCGCTGCAGTCACCGTCATGGTGCAGCGCAAACGTCGCCGCGAACTCGAAGGTGTAATGCCCGGCGCCATGCCAGGGCCGGGGGGCATCGTCGCTGCGTTCAGGGCACGCGGGGGGCGGGTCGGTGCGCTCGGCAAGTGCGCCGAGGCCCCGATCGACCGCGGCCAGCAGCGATGGCGCTGACGGGTGGCTGCCCTGCTGCGGCGCGACCCGGTGGCGCATCGCATAGCGCACGCGCAGTCCGTCCTGCGCGGGCTCAGGGTTGAACGGACGGGTGAGGGTGAGCGTGTCCTGCGCATAGACGCTGTCGCGGTAGACGGTCCAGATGCGGCCGTCGATCGCGATGAGGTCGAAGGCCTGGTCGCCGCCCCGGCCGTTGATCGAAAAGGTCATGGCGTCGCGCGCGTCGGCGTCGCCGACATCCGCAAGCGGCCACGCGAAGCCGTCCGGGCGCTGGCGGATCAGCTCGATCTGCGAAAACAGGCCGGTACCGCCGACATAGGTCTCGCGTACGAGGTCGAGACGTCCATCGCCATCGAGATCGACCAGTTGCAGGTGGGCGCCGCGTCCTTCGCCATCGCCGCGATCGCAGGTGCCCGGCCAGCGCGCCAGGGCCTGCCAGTCGGCCAGCGGCACGCCTGGGGGCCGGCCGATGTGCGCCAGGCAGTCGGCCAGCGGCTCGTCTGTCGCATCGGCCAGTGCAATGTCGAGCTCCGTGGTGCTCACGGCCTGGAGCGGGGAGAGGGCCGCCGCCAGCGGGTCGACAGCGCCTGCGGTGGCGGCGTCCAGAATCGCTTGGCGCAGTGTGTCGACGGGTCGCTCGGCCTGCGCCGCCAGGACGGGCGCAAGCGCGAGAGCTGCGACCAGCAGCCCGCGCAGGCCACCGGATGTCATGGCGTGGCGCGCCGTCGCAGTTCGACCGCAACCGGGCAGTCGGGGCGATGCGCGCCGGGCAGGTAGCCCAGGCTCATCAGGAACTCGCCGGTGATCTCGCCGCCGGTGAACCGGAATGTGCGCTTGAACAGCTTCACCCACGAGGCTTTGTCGCGCGGCCTGCCGTCTTCGTTGGCGTGCGCGTCCAGCCACGCGGCGAAGCCGCCATGACTCGTTCGCAGGCCCTGCACGACCTGGGCGTTGTGGATCGCCGCGTCGATCTTGAGCCGGTTGCGGATAATCGCCGGGTCGGCCAGCAGGCGCGCGCGGTCCGCCTCACCGTAGCCGGCGACCGCATCGACGTCGAAGCCGTCGTAGGCCGCGCGGAAGCCCGCGCGCTTGCGCAGCACCGTCTCCCAGCTCAGCCCGGCCTGGTTGATCTCCAGCAACAGGCGCTCGAACAGCACCGCCTCCTCGCGCTGCGGAAAGCCGTATTCGGTGTCGTGGTAGGGCCCGTGCAGCGGATGGCCGGGGGCGATGTCGCAGTAGCCGCTCATGCGCGCAGCATAGGCAGGGCCGCGGCCTGGCGCCAGGTGCCGGCTTGCGCCCTTCACGGCGGCCGCGCGACCATGCGCCATCGCCCAGCAGGAACCGTCGATGGAAATCGCACACCGTCGTGTCGCCACGGTCCACTTCACGCTGTCGGACACCTCCGGCGCGCAGATCGCCACGACCCGTGGCCACGATCCGCTGGTCTACATGCACGGCAGCGGCTCGATCATCCGCGGGTTGGAGGAGGCACTCGAGGGGCGCAGCGCCGGGGACACGTTCACCGTCGAGATCCCGCCCGAAGCCGGTTTCGGGCCGCGCCACGATGGGTTGGTGCAGCGCCTGCCGCGCAGCGTGTTCACCGGCAACACCGTGCCGGCGGTCGGCGAGAAGCTGCGCGCGCAGACCGAGAAGGGTCCGTTGGACGTCACGGTCACCGCGCTCGATGCCGACAGCATCACCGTGGACGGCAACAACCCGCTGGCCGGGCGCACGCTGCGCGCCGAGGTCGAGGTCGTCGGCGTGCGGGTGGCGACGCCGCAGGAAATCCAGTTCGGGCTGTGAGCCGGTCGCCGGCTCAGCCCGGCTGGGTGCGGCCGTCCAGACGCGTCGCCAGGGCCTGGGCGTCGAACGGCGCACGGACTTTGGCGTCGTTGTCGAAGTAGCAGTAGACGTCGCGACCGGAGGCCGCCGGCGGCGCCCGCGGGGCGCTGCGCGCGGCATCGCGCGGCTCGCCGCCGGCCGCCCAGCGGGCGATCCGGCGCGCCCAGCGATCGAGGGCGGGCTCGCCGTAGCCGCTGGTGTAGAGCTCGGTATCGCCGTGCAGGCGGATGTAGACGAAATCGGCGGTGACGTCCTCGAGCACCGGGTGCCGCCCTGCGCTGTCGGAAACCACCAGACCAACGCCGTGCGCGCGCAGCAGGGCGATGAACGCAGGGTCGCAGAAGCTCGCATGCCGCACTTCCAGCGCATGCCGGATCGGCCGTTCGCGCAGGCGCGGCAAGGCGGTGCGGCCGGCCATCCGGTCACGCTCGCGCCGCCGGGCCAGTGCCAGCGCTGCAGCGGTATCGTGCGGCAAGGCGCGCAGAAAGGCGTCGATGCGCGCCGGCTCGAACGCCAGGTTCGGCGGCAATTGCCACAGCAATGGGCCGAGGCGGTCATCGAGTGTCAGCACGCCGGATGCGAAGAAGTTCGCCAGCGGCATCTCCACGTCGCGCAGCCGCTTCATGTGCGTGACCAGACGCGGCCCCTTGACCGCGAACACGAAGCCTGGCGGGGTCGCATCGCGCCAGCTGCGCCAGCTTTTGGGCGATTGCAGCGAGTAGAACGACCCGTTGATCTCGATGGTCCGGAACATGCGCGAGGCGAAGGCCAGTTCCTCGCGCTGGACCAGGTCCTGGGGATAGAAGACCCCGCGCCAGGGGGCATAACGCCAGCCGGAGATGCCGATGCGGACCGCCATGGGAAACGAGCTTGGCGACCGGCGGCGGAGGCTGCGTGAAGCGGATTGCGTTGCCTACGGCGCCGGCCTGCAGGTCATGCACAGGTGGCGTGCAGCGCGGCCGGCTAGAATGCCGCCATGTCGTTCTTTGCCAATCACCTGCTGGTCGCGCTGCCGGCGCTGCAGGATCCCGACTTCGCGCGTTCGGTCGCGTTGATCTGCCAACACGATGCCGAGGGCGCGATGGGCGTGGTCGTCAACCGGCCTTCGGAGTACACCCTGGGCGAAGTGTTCGAGCAGATGGGCATCGTGCTCATCGACCAACGCCTGCGCGACCACCGAGTGCTCGCCGGCGGCCCGGTGCATCCCGAGCGCGGTTTCGTGCTGCACGACGGCCAGGCGCGCTGGGATTCGAGCCTGGCGATTGCCGAGGACCTGAATGTCACCACATCGCGCGACGTGCTCGAGGCGATGGCGGCCGGCGAAGGTCCGGACAACGCGATCGTCGCGCTGGGTTGTGCCGGCTGGGGCGCCGGCCAGCTCGAACAGGAACTGACCCAGCACAGCTGGCTGACCGTGCCTGCCGATGCGCCACTGCTGTTCGATACCCCGCTCGATGCGCGCTGGCAGGCCGCGGCCGGCCGGATCGGCGTCGACATGACCCTCGTCGTCAGCCACGGCGGGCGGGCGTGAGCGAGGCTGCGCCCGCCGCTCCGGCGATCCGCCGCGACGGCACCGTGCTCGGTTTCGACGTGGGTGCGCGACGCATCGGCGTGGCCGTGGGCAGCGCGTTCGGCAACGGCGCGCGTGCGTTGGCTGTCGTCGACGTGCACGGCGGCCAGATCGACTGGCCGGCAGTCGCGCGGTTGCACAAAGAGTGGCGGCCGGACGGCATGATCGTCGGCGACCCGCTGACCCTGGACGGCGGCGACCAGCCGGCGCGGGTCCGGGCGCATGCGTTCGCGCGCGAACTCGTCGCCCGCTTCGGCCTGCCGGTCGTCTTGATCGACGAGCGCGCAAGCTCGATCGAGGCGGCCCGCCGCTTCGCCGTCGACCGGGCCGAGGGACGCCGCCGCCGCCGCGATGCCGCGACACTCGACGCGGTCGCCGCGGCGGTCATCGTCGAGCGCTGGCTCGCCGCGCCGGACACCGCCACGCCGGTGACGCGCTGACCGACGCGCGCTATCCGCGCGGGTACCGGGTGCGGGACAATCGAGATCCCGCCGCTGCCCGCTCACTGCGATGTCCCAGACCGCATCTTCCGCGCAACTCGACGCCAACGGCCGCCTGCGCCACCTGTTGACCCTCGACGGCTTGCCGCGTGCGACGCTGGAGACGCTGCTCGACCGCGCCCAGGCGATTCTCGATGGGGACGAACGCAATGCGCGTCTGGCCGGCGTCGCGGTCTGCACGCTGTTCTTTGAACCCTCGACGCGGACCCGTCTGAGCTTCCAGCGCGCGACCCAGCGACTCGGCGCCGACGTGCTCGGCTTCGACGCCTCGACTTCGTCGACGACCAAGGGCGAGACCGCGCTCGATACCTTCCGCAACATCGAGGCGATGGGCGTGCGCGGTTTCGTCGTGCGCCACAGCGCCGACGGCGCGGTCGCCGCGCTGGCGCAGGCCGCCGCGCCCGACACCGCACTGCTCAATGCCGGCGACGGGCGCAGCGCGCATCCCACGCAGGGCCTGCTCGACATGCTGACTTTGCGCCAGGCCAAGGGCACGGATTTCTCGGGCCTGCGCGTGGCGATCGTCGGCGATGTGAAGCACTCGCGGGTCGCGCGCAGCGACCTGCAGGCGCTGCGCACGCTCGGTGCCGGCGAGATCCGCGTCTGTGGACCGGCGGCGCTGTTGCCCGATGAGGCGACGCTCGCCGGCTGCACCGTCTCGCACGATCTCGACGCGGCACTGGAAGGCGTCGACGCGGTGATGATGCTGCGGCTGCAACGCGAGCGCATGGAAGAAGGGCTGGTCGGCTCGCTTGAGGACTACCACTGCGACTACGGGCTCGACGCACGCCGGCTGCGGCTGGCGGCGCCCGATGCGGTGGTGCTGCATCCCGGGCCGATGAACCGCGGCGTGGAGATCGCCGACGACGTCGCCGACGGCCCGCAGTCGCAGGTGCTGCGTCAGGTCCACAACGGGGTCGCGGTGCGCATGGCCGCGCTGGAGGCGTTGCTGGCCTGAGCCCGGGCGCGGGCCGGTTACGGCGACGCGAATCCGGTATCTTGCCTGGCTTTCGACCAGGCCGGCCCCGATGCAGCCCACCTCTACGTCCAGTCCAAAGACCACACGGCCGGTCGCGGCGCCCGCGCACGCGCTCAAGCCGCGGCAACTGGTGATGATGGGCCTGGGCAGCGCGATCGGCGCCGGTCTGTTCCTGGGCTCGGGCGTCGGCATTCAGGTCGCAGGTCCCGCCGTGCTGCTGTCCTATCTGATCGCCGGCGCGCTGGTGATCGTGGTGATGCATGCACTCGGCGAGATGGCCGCGGCCAAGCCCGCCAGCGGTGCGTTCTCGGTCTATGCCGAGGACGCGATGGGCGCGACTGCCGGCGCGACGGTCGGCTGGTTGTGGTGGCTGCAGGTGGTGATCGTGATCGCCGCCGAGGCGGTCGGCGCGGCTGGCCTGCTGGCGACCTTGTGGCCTAGCCTCTCGGTGCCCGGGCTGGCGCTCACGTTCATGGCGGTATTCACCGCGATCAATCTGCTGGGCGTGCGCAATTTCGGCGAGTTCGAGTTCTGGTTCGCGATCCTGAAAGTGGTTGCGATCCTGGCCTTCATCGCGGTCGGCATCGTGCTGCTGCTGGGCTGGCTGCCCGACGTCGCATCGCCGGGGCTGGCGCATTTCCATGCCAATGGCGGCTTCGCGCCGAACGGGCTGATGGGCGTCGGCGCGGCGCTGCTGGTCGTGGTGTTCGCGTTCGGCGGCACCGAGATTGTCGCCATCGCCGCTGCCGAGACCGACGATCCGGCGCGCAGCCTCGCACGCGCAATCCGCACCGTCGCCTGGCGCATCCTGTTGTTCTATCTGGGCTCGATCGCGGTGATCGTGGCCGTCGTGCCCTGGAACAGCCCGGCGCTGGCCTCGCCGTTCGCGGCGGTGTTGCAGGTGGCGCGCATTCCCGGCGCGGCCGCCGCGATCACCCTGGTTGCGGTAATCGCGCTGTTGTCGGCGCTCAACGCCAACCTCTACGGCGCGTCGCGGATGATCTGGTCGCTGGCCCGGCGCGGCGAGGCGCCGGCGGTGCTTGGTCGCAGCGACCGCCGTCAGGTGCCGGTCGCCGCGGTGCTGGCCAGTGTCGCCTTCGGTTTCCTCGCGGCGGGCCTGGAGCTGTTGTTCCCGCAGCGGGTGCTGCCGGTGCTGCTCAACATCGTCGGCGCGACCTGCCTGCTGGTCTGGACGATCGCGCTGGTCTCGCAGCTGATCCTGCGCCGCCGCGCCGATCGGGCAGGCACTGCGCTGCCGTACCGGATGCGCGGGTTCCCGGTGCCGACCCTGGCCGCGCTGGCGATCCTGGGGCTGATCTTCGTGCTGTTGATCGTCTCCCCGGACACCCGCGCGCAGTTCCTGTCGATGGTGCTGCTGGTCGCAGTGATCGCCGCGCTCGGCGCGCTGGCGCGACGGCTGCGGACGGGCGCGCGCCCCGCGCCTTAGTCGCGTGTCGCGCGCGGTCGACGACGCCCCGGCCCGCGCTCGGCCCGGGCGACGTGTCGCTCAGCGCCGCTGCGCGAACAGCCAATCCCACAGCGCCTGCGTGGCGTAGGCTGCGTCCCAGCTGTTGTGGTTGGCGTCGGGGAACTCGGTGTAGCGCACGTCGGCGCCGACGCGCTGCAGCGCGGCGTACATCCGGCGCGACTGCTCGGGGGGCACGACATCGTCGCGGGCGCCGTGGAACAGCCAACTGGGAATGTCGCGCAGCCGTTGCGCGGCGGCATCGAACGGGTCGGGCGCCTCGCGAGTCGATTCGACTTGCAGGCTGTCGAGATCGGGGCGCGTGCCGGGCGGGGTGATGCCGCCGCACACCGGCACCAGGGCCGCGAAGCGCTCGGGCGCACGCAGGGCCAGCGACCAAGTGCCGTAGCCGCCGCGGGACATGCCGGTCAGCGAGGTGCGGCGCCGGTCGCCGTCGAACTCGACGGTGGCGGCATCGAGCGCGGCCAGCGCCATCGTCGCCACGTCGCCTTCCCATGACGTGCCTTCGGGCGATTGCGGAAATACCACCAGGGCCGGGAAATCGGCCGCGTGCGCGCGCACGTACGGCCCCAGGCCGGCGTGGGTCTGCTTGTCGCCGTCGCTGCCGCGTTCGCCCGAACCGTGCAGGAACAACACCACCGGCAGTGGCCGGGGCACGGCCGCCGTCGGCACGAAAACCTGGTAGGCGTAGCGGTGTCCGCCGACCTCGACCGTACGGCGCACGAAGCGGCCCGGTGCCTGCGCGGACGGCGACGAGCGACAGCCGGCGAGCCAGGCTGCGCCACCGGCGCCAGCGAGTGCGAGACCGCGCAGCACGCGGCGGCGGGACGTGGAATCGGGGGGCAGGGACATCGGTGGCTCCAGGACGGGGGCGCGCTCAGAGGGCGGGCCGCAGGACGAGGGCGAGGGCGATCGCATGCAGCGCGATCATCGCCACGAAGACATGACGGTAGGCGCGCTTGACGCTCTTGTGCCGCAGCAGGCGTTGCGCGAGCCAGGCAGCCGGCCAGCCGCCGAGCAGTTCGAACAAGTGCAACTGGGCTTCGGGCGTGCGTCGGCGTCCGGCCTGCGCGGCGCGCTTATCGACCGCATACATCCCGAACGTGACCAAGTTGAGGACCCCCAGCCCTGGCACGAGCATGGCGGGCAGGCAGCCGGCGTCGATGCCCCAGGCCAGCGCCGCGGCCCACAGCGCGATCGTCAGCAGCATCGCCAGCGCGCCGACCGGGCCGCGCGCGCGCGGCCTTGGGGCCGGCGGTGCCTGGCGCAATCGGCGTTCGCGTGTGGCGGCCAGCGACACCCGCACCACCCGATGGGCGCGCCAACGGCCATCGGCCTGGCGTTCGGGCGTGTAGCGCACGATCTCGCCGACTTCCGGCCGGCGGCCGCCCTGGTCGTAGTCGCGGATGTGGAAAAACGCGCGCGGCCCGTCGGCAGGATCGAGCGGCTCGACAAAGCCGTAGCCGCGACCGTCGTCCCAACTGGCGATCTTTCCCGGTTGCGAGGTCGGCGGCATTTGTGCGGTCCTCAGCGCAGCATGATCGCAGTGGCCAGGCCGAGAAAGCTGAAGAAGCCCATGATGTCGGTCACCGCGGTGACGACGACCGTACCGGCGACCGCCGGATCGACGCGCATCCGCTTGAGCAGCAACGGCAGCAGCACGCCAGCGGTCGCGGCCGAGCAGAAGTTGATCACCAGCGCGGTGAAGATCACCAGCGACAACACCCAGTCGTGGAACCAGACCAGCGCGACCAGCGCGACCAGGGTGCCGATCAACATGCCGTTGATCAGCGCCACGCGCAGTTCCTTCCACATCAGGATGCGGGCGTTGCTGGCGCCCACCTGGCCCAGCGCCAGGCCGCGCACCATCAGCGTGAGCACCTGCACCGCGGCATTGCCGCCGATGCCGGCGACGATCGGCATCAACACCGCCAGCGCCACGACTTTTTCGATCGTCGCCTCGAAGCGACCGATCACGAAAGCGGCCATGAACGCGGTCAGCAGATTGATGCCCAGCCACACCACGCGGCCGCGCACCGCACGCCGGATCGGCGAGAACAGGTCCTCGTCCTCGTCCAGACCCGCCGCGCCCAGGGCCTGGTGCTCGGCCTGCTCACGGATGATGTCAACCACGTCGTCGACGGTGATCCGGCCCAGCAGCACGTTGCCGTCGTCGACCACCGGCGCGGAGACCCAGTCGTTGTCGGAGAACTGGCGCGCGACCTGATCGGCCGATTCGTCGACGTGGATCGAGTCGAGCTCGTCGTCGATCAGCCGGTTGATCGGGGTGCCGGGATCGCGGGTCACCAGATCCTGCAGCGCGACCCAGCCGATCAGCTGGTGGCGGCGGTTGACCACATACAGATGGTCGGTGTGATCGGGCAGTTCGCCGCGCAGGCGCAGGAAGCGCAGCACCACGTCGACCGTGGTGTCGGCGCGCACCGTCACCACGTCGGGGTTCATCAATCGGCCGGCGGTGTCCTCGGGATAGGAGAGCACCTGTTCCAGGCGCTCGCGGTTCTCCCGGTCCATCGAGCGCAGCAGCGTGTCGATGACCGCATCGGGCAGGTCCTCGACCAGGTCGGCGAGGTCGTCGATATCGAGATCTTCGACTGCTGCGACCAGCTCGTCGGGATCCATGTCCGCGATCAGGCTCTCGCGGACCTCGTCGCCGACGTGGACCAGCACCTCGCCGTCGTCGTCGGCATCGACCAGCCCCCAGACCACGATGCGCTTGTCGTGGGGCAAGGACTCGAGCAGGTTGCCGATCTCGGCCGGCGCCAGCGTGTTGACCATGCGCCGTACCGGCCCCAGCCGCCCGCTGTCGAGGGCATCGGAGAGCAGGCGCAGCTGGCGCGCGGTCTTGTCGTGGCGGACGGCTTCGGCCATGAACGGCTCCGTTGCGCGTCGCGACGCACGCGGCGCGACTGGGTCAGATATGCATCGCTGCATTATCCGCGCTGCCCGCCGATCTGCACACCCCGGTCAAGCGTATCGGTTCGCGCGCGTTGGGTGCCGGCGCGGCCGGCATCGGCTCAGCCGGCCGCGCGTGCCGGCTGCGCGGCGTCGAGCCAGCGTTCGATCGACGCGCGGTCGCGTGCGCGCAGCAACGCCGGCGTCCGCGATCGCAGCGCGCGCAGGTCGATCCCGCGGATCGCGCGGCGCACTTCCAGCAGCGGCGACGGGTGCAGGCTCAGTTCCTCGATGCCCAGCGCCAGCAGCAGCGGTGTGAAGCGCGCATCGCCGGCAATCTCCCCGCAGACCGAGGCCGGGATGCCGCGCGCGCGCGCCACGCGCACGATGCCGTGCAGCAGGCGGATCACCGCCGGGTGCAACGGCGAGTACAGGTCGCCGAGCGCGTCGTTGTTGCGATCGGCCGCCAGCAGGTACTGCACCAGGTCGTTGGTGCCGATCGACAGGAAGTCGAGCTCGCGCACGAACGTGGGCAGCGCGATCGCCGCCGAGGGCACCTCGATCATCGCCCCCAACGCGATCCGCTCGGCGGTCTCGTGCCCCTCGGCGCGCAGGTCGCGCTGGACCCGGTCCAGCAACCGGCGCACCGCGACGATCTCCTCGCGCCCGCTGACCATCGGCACCAGCACCCGCACCGGGCCG
This genomic window contains:
- a CDS encoding superoxide dismutase (SodA; manganese binding; only present under aerobic conditions; destroys free radicals), producing MAYTLPELGYAYDALEPHIDAKTMEIHHTKHHQTYINNANAALEGTEWADRPVEELVANLDKLPEDKRGPLRNNAGGHANHSLFWTVMSPKGGGAPVGDVAKHIDSDLGGFDAFKEAFTKAAISRFGSGWAWLSVDKAGTLKVESSANQDNPLMQGIGSGNTPILGLDVWEHAYYLKYQNRRPDYIAAFYNVVDWNEVERRYQAAVKG
- a CDS encoding DNA-3-methyladenine glycosylase, whose translation is MSGYCDIAPGHPLHGPYHDTEYGFPQREEAVLFERLLLEINQAGLSWETVLRKRAGFRAAYDGFDVDAVAGYGEADRARLLADPAIIRNRLKIDAAIHNAQVVQGLRTSHGGFAAWLDAHANEDGRPRDKASWVKLFKRTFRFTGGEITGEFLMSLGYLPGAHRPDCPVAVELRRRATP
- a CDS encoding Holliday junction DNA helicase RuvA, producing the protein MSEAAPAAPAIRRDGTVLGFDVGARRIGVAVGSAFGNGARALAVVDVHGGQIDWPAVARLHKEWRPDGMIVGDPLTLDGGDQPARVRAHAFARELVARFGLPVVLIDERASSIEAARRFAVDRAEGRRRRRDAATLDAVAAAVIVERWLAAPDTATPVTR
- a CDS encoding aspartate carbamoyltransferase gives rise to the protein MSQTASSAQLDANGRLRHLLTLDGLPRATLETLLDRAQAILDGDERNARLAGVAVCTLFFEPSTRTRLSFQRATQRLGADVLGFDASTSSTTKGETALDTFRNIEAMGVRGFVVRHSADGAVAALAQAAAPDTALLNAGDGRSAHPTQGLLDMLTLRQAKGTDFSGLRVAIVGDVKHSRVARSDLQALRTLGAGEIRVCGPAALLPDEATLAGCTVSHDLDAALEGVDAVMMLRLQRERMEEGLVGSLEDYHCDYGLDARRLRLAAPDAVVLHPGPMNRGVEIADDVADGPQSQVLRQVHNGVAVRMAALEALLA
- a CDS encoding amino acid transporter is translated as MQPTSTSSPKTTRPVAAPAHALKPRQLVMMGLGSAIGAGLFLGSGVGIQVAGPAVLLSYLIAGALVIVVMHALGEMAAAKPASGAFSVYAEDAMGATAGATVGWLWWLQVVIVIAAEAVGAAGLLATLWPSLSVPGLALTFMAVFTAINLLGVRNFGEFEFWFAILKVVAILAFIAVGIVLLLGWLPDVASPGLAHFHANGGFAPNGLMGVGAALLVVVFAFGGTEIVAIAAAETDDPARSLARAIRTVAWRILLFYLGSIAVIVAVVPWNSPALASPFAAVLQVARIPGAAAAITLVAVIALLSALNANLYGASRMIWSLARRGEAPAVLGRSDRRQVPVAAVLASVAFGFLAAGLELLFPQRVLPVLLNIVGATCLLVWTIALVSQLILRRRADRAGTALPYRMRGFPVPTLAALAILGLIFVLLIVSPDTRAQFLSMVLLVAVIAALGALARRLRTGARPAP
- a CDS encoding phospholipase, with protein sequence MRGLALAGAGGAAWLAGCRSSPSAQAPGRFVRRTVEVGGHRYAYQVFVPTAAVPRPLPVVLFLHGSGERGSDGDKQTHAGLGPYVRAHAADFPALVVFPQSPEGTSWEGDVATMALAALDAATVEFDGDRRRTSLTGMSRGGYGTWSLALRAPERFAALVPVCGGITPPGTRPDLDSLQVESTREAPDPFDAAAQRLRDIPSWLFHGARDDVVPPEQSRRMYAALQRVGADVRYTEFPDANHNSWDAAYATQALWDWLFAQRR
- a CDS encoding magnesium transporter, yielding MAEAVRHDKTARQLRLLSDALDSGRLGPVRRMVNTLAPAEIGNLLESLPHDKRIVVWGLVDADDDGEVLVHVGDEVRESLIADMDPDELVAAVEDLDIDDLADLVEDLPDAVIDTLLRSMDRENRERLEQVLSYPEDTAGRLMNPDVVTVRADTTVDVVLRFLRLRGELPDHTDHLYVVNRRHQLIGWVALQDLVTRDPGTPINRLIDDELDSIHVDESADQVARQFSDNDWVSAPVVDDGNVLLGRITVDDVVDIIREQAEHQALGAAGLDEDEDLFSPIRRAVRGRVVWLGINLLTAFMAAFVIGRFEATIEKVVALAVLMPIVAGIGGNAAVQVLTLMVRGLALGQVGASNARILMWKELRVALINGMLIGTLVALVALVWFHDWVLSLVIFTALVINFCSAATAGVLLPLLLKRMRVDPAVAGTVVVTAVTDIMGFFSFLGLATAIMLR